The stretch of DNA TTTTTACTATAATCATGTTTTGTCGTTTAGTAATTTTCCGCTTATTAGGTACTCTGTCAATAAATAACGCTGTCTGTTCGTGTGCACCAGACGTTAAAAACTGAAATAGTCTGTGGCGAATGACAAATGTCACGTCTGACGTTTTTTCactttacttttatatattcGAAAAAAGGTTTTGTTAATTTGcatcaatcaaacaaattattggtccttcgagccggataaCCAGCGGGGACAAGACTTGTGGCGCGACTTCGCATCACCGCAAAGCGACTCGGTGAGACGTGCCAGCCAAGACATCCCATCTAAATCCTTATCCTATATTCCTAATTCCTGTGTTAACACAGTGTTCAACAATCTAACGCTATTTATCTACGCGCTACAACATTTACATGTAAGTACTTTGCTGTGACTTTACTTCTCTTTTACAAACTACAAAATGTCTAAAACTGATCTTACTTTGCCTAAATCTCCATTGTTAGACCCATCTGCGCAATTAATAAAAGAGTTAATCAAACAAAGGGGGGTTTTAAAGGGCAGATTAACTAAATTATCTGCATATGTAAGTTCCTTTGAAAATCAGGTTTTAGACCGCAGTAAGCGGGCAGAATTAAATTTAAGAATACAAGGTGCATCTAACTTGTTGTCTGAATTCAATCAAGTTCAAATGAAGTTGGATGGACTCCTTCCAGACTCAGAGGATGATGAGCAGCTTGAAGAGAGGGAATGCtttgaaaacaaatattatgctaTCATAGACCAAGCCGAGTGCATCTTAGGCACTGAGTCCGTGCCATCTACTGTGAGAAATGAGTGTAGGGACAATCATGATGCGTATCAGGCGGTAAAGCTGCCAACTATCAACTTACCTTCCTTTGATGGTTCGTACGAACAGTGGCTCGAGTTTAAGAATACTTATGTGTCTCTCGTTCATGTGTCAAATACTATAAGTATTATTCAAAAATTTCACTATCTTAAGTCTGCACTTAAGGGCCCTGCCGCACTTGTTATTAATTCAATTGAATTTACACcagataattattttgttgcctGGGAATTACTTAtgaatagatataataatagtaggCTACTGATACATAATCATGTTAAAGCGTTGTTCACTATTCAACAAATATCGAAGGAGTCGCCTGTATTGTTGCGCAAACTAATTGATGTTGTGTTGAAGAACCTAAGATCCCTGAAGTTACTAGGCGAGCCCACAGAACATTGGGACACACTTATAATTTACATGGTTGTGTCAAAACTAGATGACTCAACGGAGCGAGCGTGGGAAAAACATAGGAGTGAGTTAGGATTAGGTGAACAACAGAAGGACGGCAAAGTGCTAGTACAGGTGACTCATTTGTTGGAGTTTTTAAAGGCAAGGGCTGACATGTTGGAAACACTACACGTGTCACATAGTAAAAATAAtcaagattttaataaatttacaaaaaattcaaataatagtCCAGGCAATAGGGATACTTCGGGTAACAAGGTACGCTGCAATGTGTCCACGTCTAATTTGGACAAACAGTTTAAGAGATCATGCCCTTACTGTAAAGACATTCACAACCTATATTCATGCCAGACCTTTTTGGACTCCACCAtagacaataaaattaattttattaagaaaaataaattatgcgtGAATTGCCTCCGTGCCGGGCACGGACCGGACGTTTGTAGGTTCGGGCCCTGCCGGAAGTGCAACCTCAAACATAACACAATTATCCATCGCGAACGCAGCGCAACTGAAGGTCAAGTGGCTAGTGGTGCTAGTGGCTAGTGGTGCTAGTGGCACTAGCCACTTGACCTTCAGTTGCGCTGCGTTCGCGATGGATAATTGTGTTATGTTTGAGGTTGCACTTCCGGCAGGGCCCGAACCTACAAACGTCCGGTCCGTGCCCGGCACGGAGGCAATTCacgcataatttatttttcttaataaaattaattttattgtctaTGGTGGAGTCCAAAAAGGTCTGGCATGAATATAGGTTGTGAATGTCTTTACAGTAAGGGCATGATCTCTTAAACTGTTTGTCCAAATTAGACGTGGACACATTGCAGCGTACCTTGTTACCCGAAGTATCCCTATTGCCTGGactattatttgaattttttgtaaatttattaaaatcttgaTTATTTTTACTATGTGACACGTGTAGTGTTTCCAACATGTCAGCCCTTGCCTTTAAAAACTCCAACAAATGAGTCACCTGTACTAGCACTTTGCCGTCCTTCTGTTGTTCACCTAATCCTAACTCACTCCTATGTTTTTCCCACGCTCGCTCCGTTGAGTCATCTAGTTTTGACACAACCATGTAAATTATAAGTGTGTCCCAATGTTCTGTGGGCTCGCCTAGTAACTTCAGGGATCTTAGGTTCTTCAACACAACATCAATTAGTTTGCGCAACAATACAGGCGACTCCTTCGATATTTGTTGAATAGTGAACAACGCTTTAACATGATTATGTATCAGTAGcctactattattatatctattcaTAAGTAATTCCCaggcaacaaaataattatctgGTGTAAATTCAATTGAATTAATAACAAGTGCGGCAGGGCCCTTAAGTGCAGACTTAAGATAGTGAAATTTTTGAATAATACTTATAGTATTTGACACATGAACGAGAGACACATAAGTATTCTTAAACTCGAGCCACTGTTCGTACGAACCATCAAAGGAAGGTAAGTTGATAGTTGGCAGCTTTACCGCCTGATACGCATCATGATTGTCCCTACACTCATTTCTCACAGTAGATGGCACGGACTCAGTGCCTAAGATGCACTCGGCTTGGTCTATGAtagcataatatttgttttcaaaGCATTCCCTCTCTTCAAGCTGCTCATCATCCTCTGAGTCTGGAAGGAGTCCATCCAACTTCATTTGAACTTGATTGAATTCAGACAACAAGTTAGATGCACCTTGTATTCTTAAATTTAATTCTGCCCGCTTACTGCGGTCTAAAACCTGATTTTCAAAGGAACTTACATATGCAGATAATTTAGTTAATCTGCCCTTTAAAACCCCCCTTTGTTTGATTAACTCTTTTATTAATTGCGCAGATGGGTCTAACAATGGAGATTTAGGCAAAGTAAGATCAGTTTTAGACATTTTGTAGTTTGTAAAAGAGAAGTAAAGTCACAGCAAAGTACTTACATGTAAATGTTGTAGCGCGTAGATAAATAGCGTTAGATTGTTGAACACTGTGTTAACACAGGAATTAGGAATATAGGATATTCATGCCAGACCTTTTTGGACTCCACCAtagacaataaaattaattatattaagaaaaataaattatgcgtGAATTGCCTCCGTGCCGGGCACGGACCGGACGTTTGTAGGTTCGGGCCCTGCCGGAAGTGCAACCTCAAACATAACACAATTATCCATCGCGAACACAGCGCAACTGAAGGTCAAGTGGCTAGTGCCACTAGCACCACTAGCACCAGCGCAGAATGAATGCATCAGTGACTCCCCTCAATGCACATCGGTTCAGACCTACTCGTCACAGGTTATTAGTGGGACAGACGTCAAATGCGCGCAGGCGTCACTCACACAACCTGTATTGTTATCGACAGCGCTAGTCAGAGTAACAGATGATTCGGGAAAAACTATTATATGCCGCGTCATGCTTGATAGCGGGAGTCAGTGTTGCTTTATACGAAAGGCAATCTGCGACCAAATTAATACGCCATTAATACAGTCCACACGAAAAATACAAGGAATAGGAAATTCCGTCACACAATGTTTTCAATCGTGCAAAATTAACATTCGATCATTAAATGACGATTATTCTACCCATGTACAATGTTTGGTGTTACCGCAAATAACACCACCGGCGCCatctatacctattaatttcaACCAAATTAAAATTCCGCATCACATAACGCTAGCTGATCCCTCATACCTGGACGGTTTTGACATAGACATCTTAATAGGTGCTGATCACTTTTGGGACCTGTTAAGCGAAGGGAAAATTCCCCTTGCGAGTGGCCCTttcttacaaaatacaaaattaggTTGGGTCATTTCAGGACCGATAAATAACTTACCGgttatttctaatactattctttGTAACTACACACAATTACATTCAATCGACTCCCAGTTACGCAAATTCTGGGAGCTCGAAGAAGTTTCCCGTGGCTTTCATGTGCAGTCTgaggtggagcgcgcttgcgAAGAAGACTTTGTCCTAAATACTAGGCGCGATCCTCAGGGAcgatttattgttaaaataccATTCAGCGAGTCTCCCACCTTACTAGGTGACTCGTATACACAAGCATACAGGCGTTTAGTCGCTCTGGAAAAACGACTTTCTCGATCAACGAATTGCGCGCAGCTATACAAGGCTTTTATTGACGAATATATTAGCCTGGGGCACATGGATCGTATACACGATTTTCCAACTCCACATTACTTCATGCCACACTTCTGTGTGTTTAACGAAAATAGTACCACAACCAAATTACGCGTCGTTTTCGATGCAAGCGCCAAATCCACCAGTGATAAATCCCTAAATGACTTACAAATGGTTATTCGTTTGTGTTCTATTGCCGGCGCCCTGCTTTAGCTTTgtttaattttgatttgataATTAATATTCTTACCGCGTagaaatttttcaattttcaaactagtCATATACTCAATGTAAACGTGAGTTAAATACGGTGattgataattattatcacataaagataaaaaattgtGTACGTTCGTGCCCTTCAAAATGGAGCAACAATATTCTGTGAAGGAGTTAAAAGCTATAGTGGACTACTTAAGCTTACACAAAGCATACGGTGAAGTTACAGGAAAAAAGGTGTGGATGGACTTAGCCGCCAGTTCTAAAGTTACAAACAGAACATGGCAGAGTTTGAAGAACGCATATTTTAAACTATGCCATACTGAGTTGACCAAAACCCGTCATCGTCTTCATCCAAAGCAAGGCATATGTTCAACTAGTAAAGATTGTGAAGATGATGAAGTGCAACAACTAGTTGAATCAGAAGAAGAAATAATTGACAGAAACTCAGCTAACGAAAAAGAAggcgaaagagaaaaaaatttcTCAAGCTTAACTACCCTTAATCTCTCaattattaatgaaaaatatagCTCCCAGGCCAAAAATGCTGAAAAAAGGATGTCTGATATAAGCCAGAATAATTCAAATCAGGAAGCTTTGCAAGAAAACAGTAATCTACGTTCGAACAAAAATCTAGAAAATGGTCTAAAAAGAGCTAACTCTCAggaattggaaaaaaaaaacaacaaaagaaTATCATGTGGGACCGGTCGTAGATCGTTGAATACAGAACGTCGCAAATGTACCATTTCACACTCTTCGGAAATGTTAAGTCTATCACTTCCAGTATTATCACTTAGAGAGGATTGCGGACCTGTGGAGGATAATAACGCTGTAGTTCAAAATGGGCAATCTCCTAACAACAATGACACTTGTACGCGCGAAGACGAATTAGCTCAAGACG from Maniola jurtina chromosome 10, ilManJurt1.1, whole genome shotgun sequence encodes:
- the LOC123869112 gene encoding uncharacterized protein LOC123869112, producing MEQQYSVKELKAIVDYLSLHKAYGEVTGKKVWMDLAASSKVTNRTWQSLKNAYFKLCHTELTKTRHRLHPKQGICSTSKDCEDDEVQQLVESEEEIIDRNSANEKEGEREKNFSSLTTLNLSIINEKYSSQAKNAEKRMSDISQNNSNQEALQENSNLRSNKNLENGLKRANSQELEKKNNKRISCGTGRRSLNTERRKCTISHSSEMLSLSLPVLSLREDCGPVEDNNAVVQNGQSPNNNDTCTREDELAQDVVFWKLLYSKEKEKTEELRKLINQTKGEESQRKRR